One Helianthus annuus cultivar XRQ/B chromosome 12, HanXRQr2.0-SUNRISE, whole genome shotgun sequence genomic region harbors:
- the LOC110892452 gene encoding uncharacterized protein LOC110892452: protein MSFDSSSSSSDGVLDDIIIAITQQTINYLREEAQSSTSRTRQPAIERDRLGAHERLMQDFFYENPLYDDVQFKGRFRMSRRLFIKISNDLAGEFSFFTQIESASHKVGFSVIQKCTTTIRQLAYGTSSNA, encoded by the coding sequence ATGTCATTCGATTCTTCGAGCTCTTCATCCGACGGTGTTCTTGACGATATAATTATCGCAATTACGCAGCAGACGATTAATTATTTGCGAGAAGAAGCTCAATCCTCTACATCGCGTACCAGACAACCAGCTATTGAACGAGATCGGTTAGGTGCTCATGAACGTCTAATGCaagattttttttatgaaaatccGTTGTACGATGATGTTCAGTTTAAGGGTAGGTTTCGTATGAGCCGTCGTCTTTTCATTAAAATTTCTAATGATCTTGCGGGCGAATTCTCTTTTTTCACACAAATAGAAAGTGCTAGTCACAAAGTTGGTTTCTCTGTAATACAAAAGTGTACAACAACAATTAGGCAACTAGCGTACGGCACATCGAGTAATGCGTGA